One segment of Clostridia bacterium DNA contains the following:
- a CDS encoding TRAP transporter large permease has product MVALLFGAIAAGLILTVPIAVTLALSSALALIVFYPGSPLFSMLSQNMVITADSFSLMAIPFFMLCGELMGKTDIANRLVRVGEAVIGSVAGGLGMAAIVACVLFAAISGSGPATVAAIGAIMIPAMSKRGYSADYTAALVAGGSTIGPVIPPSIPMIVYGATVGVSVIGMFTAGIVPGIIMGVALMFYNYFVSKKRGYLGMPREGGFLWVLKQCWDAKWALLMPIIVLGGIYGGFFTPTESAVVGCVYAILVGLFVTKDLNWKVFTECLEEAAILSAIVMIVLGGANTFGRLLTIERIPEMITAWMLGVTQSPLGIMLICMGILLIGGMFMDTISNIVLLAPLLVPIIKNVGWDPMFFGVVMTINLCIGFLTPPLGVNLFVAQGIAGVSFEAIVKQVVPIIIVLCLVLLLFILVPEIVMFLPRLLGMA; this is encoded by the coding sequence ATGGTTGCGTTATTGTTTGGCGCCATCGCTGCAGGGTTGATATTAACGGTTCCAATTGCCGTAACGTTGGCCTTATCCAGTGCTTTGGCGTTAATCGTCTTTTATCCCGGCAGTCCCTTGTTTAGCATGCTGTCGCAAAATATGGTCATCACAGCGGATTCCTTTTCCTTGATGGCTATTCCTTTTTTTATGTTATGCGGGGAATTGATGGGTAAAACCGATATTGCAAACCGTCTTGTGAGAGTTGGTGAGGCTGTTATCGGCAGCGTAGCCGGCGGTTTAGGTATGGCGGCGATTGTAGCTTGTGTGCTTTTTGCCGCTATCTCCGGTTCAGGACCGGCAACTGTGGCCGCTATTGGAGCAATCATGATCCCTGCCATGTCCAAAAGAGGCTATAGCGCCGATTATACCGCTGCACTAGTGGCCGGTGGCAGTACTATTGGTCCGGTCATCCCTCCCAGTATACCCATGATCGTTTACGGGGCCACCGTTGGCGTATCAGTTATTGGTATGTTCACTGCCGGCATTGTTCCCGGTATTATCATGGGAGTTGCGTTAATGTTCTACAACTATTTCGTGTCCAAGAAAAGAGGCTATTTGGGCATGCCGCGGGAAGGCGGTTTCCTTTGGGTCCTGAAACAATGCTGGGATGCCAAATGGGCTTTGCTGATGCCGATCATTGTCTTAGGAGGTATTTACGGAGGCTTTTTCACTCCCACGGAATCAGCCGTTGTTGGTTGTGTTTATGCTATCTTGGTTGGTTTGTTCGTGACAAAAGATCTCAACTGGAAAGTTTTCACCGAGTGTCTTGAGGAGGCGGCCATTCTATCCGCCATCGTCATGATTGTTTTAGGCGGTGCCAATACTTTTGGCCGTTTATTAACCATCGAAAGAATACCAGAAATGATTACTGCTTGGATGTTAGGCGTTACCCAAAGTCCTTTAGGAATTATGCTGATTTGCATGGGTATTCTCCTGATCGGCGGCATGTTTATGGATACCATTTCCAATATTGTCCTCTTGGCGCCATTGCTGGTTCCCATTATTAAGAATGTAGGATGGGATCCCATGTTTTTTGGGGTTGTTATGACCATTAACTTGTGTATCGGTTTCTTAACTCCTCCTCTTGGAGTAAACTTGTTTGTCGCCCAAGGTATAGCAGGGGTATCATTTGAGGCCATTGTCAAACAAGTAGTCCCGATTATTATTGTACTTTGTCTTGTATTGCTGCTCTTTATCCTGGTTCCTGAGATAGTGATGTTCCTGCCCAGACTCCTAGGTATGGCTTAA